A window of the Gossypium hirsutum isolate 1008001.06 chromosome A05, Gossypium_hirsutum_v2.1, whole genome shotgun sequence genome harbors these coding sequences:
- the LOC107905764 gene encoding protein NLP4 isoform X1: protein MEDSILSPVMQLDYMDELLLDGCWLEASPTEGSDFLDPNAFFDPTFEWPTLDSNGGDLGGSLFQGENQISFLPGYPHMNENHSQGAHLSPNLDDVDGMSRNLHGDCMTNTSELSRRWWIGPRTNPGPSTSVMLRLIGALNHIKDSEKETDVLVQLWLPVNKGGRRILTTSEQPFLLDPNSQRLASYRNISVKYQFPAEEDSKDMAGLPGRVFLSKVPEWTPDVRFFRSDEYHRVDHAQQHGVRGTFALPVFEQGNRTCLGVIEVVMTTEKIKIKPEMESVCKALEAVNLRSFTASSTGNIQACNSSYQAALPEIKEVLKRACETHRLPLAQTWVPCMQLGKEGCPHSTENYFHCVSTVDDACYIAEPNIRGFHEVCSEHHLLKGQGVAGRAFMTNQPCFSTDITSFKKTEYPLAHHAKMFKLHAAVAIRFRCIHTGKADFVLEFFLPADCRDPEGQKEMLNSLSIILQQVCCSLRVVTNEELEEDRDMAVSEVIASLDGTPSRKELSEDQCTYHSEKYSRESSSWTVSLTEVNQSSSTSTSTAMKLRKGKPRATWDEKLSKVKQHKKQISLRGSVEGGDSTINEISFSSATRRKTGQKRRSKAEKTITLQVLRQYFSESLKDAAKSLGVCPTTLKRTCRQHGIKRWPSRKLHKVGNSLEKLQHVIDSVQGVSGAFHISSLYPKFPELASPRPSGKSTSSASVLGLNDKPKQKPILPEGGNFVSQAATSNSPSSSCSQSSSSSHSCSSGTHQPSKFNISGNGGVIIGENSGNGELKRVTNDTELHTLSQEGLKLFPRSQSPASVKEQLISDSIQPVITENNSQVAQDLDAQTQKVKVTYGDEKIRFRMQSKWRLKDLLLEITRRFNIDDISGFDLKYLDDDSEWVLLTCDADLEECIDVCRWCEGNTIRLLLQASHHHLDRSSVLKETLVSGFLHMALAEEVQ from the exons ATGGAAGATTCCATTCTGTCACCAGTAATGCAGTTGGATTACATGGATGAATTGTTGTTAGATGGATGTTGGTTGGAGGCAAGCCCAACAGAGGGATCTGATTTCCTTGATCCTAATGCTTTCTTTGATCCCACATTTGAATGGCCTACTTTGGACTCTAATGGTGGTGATTTGGGTGGTAGCCTCTTTCAAGGAGAGAATCAAATATCTTTCTTGCCTGGATATCCACATATGAATGAAAATCATTCTCAAGGTGCTCATTTGAGCCCTAACTTGGATGATGTCGATGGCATGAGTCGCAATCTACATGGTGATTGTATGACCAATACTTCTGAGCTGAGTAGAAGATGGTGGATTGGACCCAGAACTAATCCAGGTCCTTCAACCTCTGTAATGCTGAGGTTAATTGGGGCACTTAATCATATAAAAGATTCTGAAAAAGAAACAGATGTCCTTGTACAACTATGGCTACCTGTAAATAAAGGAGGTAGGCGTATTTTGACTACCAGTGAGCAACCCTTTTTACTTGATCCCAACAGCCAAAGGCTTGCAAGTTATAGGAACATTTCTGTGAAATATCAGTTTCCAGCAGAGGAAGATTCCAAGGACATGGCAGGACTGCCTGGTCGTGTTTTCTTGAGTAAGGTCCCAGAGTGGACTCCTGATGTCCGATTCTTTAGAAGTGATGAATACCATAGAGTTGACCATGCTCAACAGCACGGTGTCCGTGGAACCTTTGCTCTTCCTGTATTTGAACAAGGTAATAGAACTTGCTTGGGTGTTATTGAAGTTGTGATGACAACCGAGAAAATCAAGATAAAGCCAGAGATGGAGAGCGTTTGCAAAGCATTAGAG GCTGTCAATCTTAGGAGTTTTACAGCTTCCAGCACTGGAAACATACAG GCATGCAATAGTTCCTACCAAGCTGCCCTACCTGAGATCAAAGAAGTTCTAAAACGTGCTTGTGAGACGCACAGATTACCTCTGGCTCAGACTTGGGTTCCTTGTATGCAGCTAGGTAAAGAGGGTTGCCCGCATTCCACTGAGAACTACTTTCATTGTGTGTCTACCGTGGATGATGCTTGCTATATAGCTGAGCCCAATATCCGGGGTTTTCATGAGGTTTGCTCTGAGCATCACTTGTTAAAAGGTCAAGGTGTTGCTGGAAGAGCATTCATGACTAACCAGCCATGTTTCTCAACTGACATAACCTCCTTTAAGAAGACCGAATATCCTCTTGCACACCATGCAAAGATGTTTAAATTGCATGCCGCTGTTGCGATACGTTTCCGATGCATTCACACTGGTAAAGCAGACTTTGTCTTGGAGTTCTTTTTACCTGCGGATTGCCGAGATCCTGAAGGACAAAAGGAGATGCTTAATTCATTATCCATCATTTTACAGCAAGTATGCTGTAGCTTACGAGTTGTAACAAATGAGGAGCTAGAGGAAGATAGAGATATGGCAGTTAGTGAAGTTATAGCCTCTTTAGATGGCACACCTAGTAGAAAAGAGTTATCAGAAGATCAGTGCACTTATCATTCAGAAAAgtattcaagagaaagttcatcTTGGACTGTCAGTCTCACTGAAGTTAATCAGAGCAGTAGCACTAGCACTAGCACTGCCATGAAACTCAGAAAAGGAAAACCAAGGGCGACATGGGATGAGAAATTATCCAAGGTGAAGCAGCACAAAAAACAGATTAGCCTTAGAGGAAGTGTTGAAGGTGGAGACTCTACTATAAATGAGATTAGCTTTTCGAGTGCGACTAGGAGAAAAACAGGACAGAAGAGACGTAGCAAGGCAGAAAAAACAATCACATTGCAAGTTCTCCGCCAATATTTTTCTGAAAGCCTAAAAGATGCAGCAAAAAGCCTTGGTG TGTGCCCCACAACTTTGAAAAGAACCTGTAGGCAACATGGAATAAAACGCTGGCCATCTCGAAAACTCCACAAAGTTGGAAACTCCTTAGAGAAACTCCAACACGTCATTGATTCAGTACAAGGTGTGTCCGGTGCTTTTCATATTAGCTCCTTGTACCCAAAATTCCCAGAGCTGGCCTCGCCAAGACCATCAGGAAAGAGTACATCCTCAGCCTCAGTCTTGGGACTGAATGATAAGCCAAAGCAAAAGCCCATACTGCCTGAGGGTGGTAATTTTGTGTCCCAAGCTGCTACTTCAAATTCACCCTCCTCCTCTTGTAGTCAGAGTTCCAGTTCAAGTCACAGCTGTTCCTCTGGAACGCATCAACCTTCAAAGTTTAACATATCTGGTAATGGAGGTGTTATAATAGGAGAGAACTCTGGGAATGGTGAGCTGAAAAGGGTCACAAATGACACAGAGTTGCATACCTTAAGTCAAGAAGGACTAAAGCTCTTCCCAAGATCACAGAGCCCTGCATCTGTTAAGGAACAGCTTATCTCTGATAGTATTCAACCCGTAATTACAGAGAATAATAGTCAAGTTGCTCAGGATTTGGATGCTCAAACTCAAAAGGTAAAGGTCACGTACGGAGATGAGAAGATACGTTTCCGCATGCAAAGTAAATGGCGGCTTAAAGATTTATTGCTTGAAATTACAAGAAGATTCAATATAGATGATATAAGTGGATTTGATCTCAAGTACTTAGATGATGATTCTGAGTGGGTGTTATTAACATGTGATGCTGATTTGGAGGAGTGTATTGATGTATGTAGATGGTGTGAGGGAAACACAATTAGACTCCTATTGCAAGCTTCTCATCATCATTTGGACCGGTCTTCAG TGCTGAAGGAAACGCTCGTTTCCGGCTTTCTTCACATGGCACTTGCAGAAGAAGTACAATAA
- the LOC107905764 gene encoding protein NLP4 isoform X2, with protein MEDSILSPVMQLDYMDELLLDGCWLEASPTEGSDFLDPNAFFDPTFEWPTLDSNGGDLGGSLFQGENQISFLPGYPHMNENHSQGAHLSPNLDDVDGMSRNLHGDCMTNTSELSRRWWIGPRTNPGPSTSVMLRLIGALNHIKDSEKETDVLVQLWLPVNKGGRRILTTSEQPFLLDPNSQRLASYRNISVKYQFPAEEDSKDMAGLPGRVFLSKVPEWTPDVRFFRSDEYHRVDHAQQHGVRGTFALPVFEQGNRTCLGVIEVVMTTEKIKIKPEMESVCKALEAVNLRSFTASSTGNIQACNSSYQAALPEIKEVLKRACETHRLPLAQTWVPCMQLGKEGCPHSTENYFHCVSTVDDACYIAEPNIRGFHEVCSEHHLLKGQGVAGRAFMTNQPCFSTDITSFKKTEYPLAHHAKMFKLHAAVAIRFRCIHTGKADFVLEFFLPADCRDPEGQKEMLNSLSIILQQVCCSLRVVTNEELEEDRDMAVSEVIASLDGTPSRKELSEDQCTYHSEKYSRESSSWTVSLTEVNQSSSTSTSTAMKLRKGKPRATWDEKLSKVKQHKKQISLRGSVEGGDSTINEISFSSATRRKTGQKRRSKAEKTITLQVLRQYFSESLKDAAKSLGVCPTTLKRTCRQHGIKRWPSRKLHKVGNSLEKLQHVIDSVQGVSGAFHISSLYPKFPELASPRPSGKSTSSASVLGLNDKPKQKPILPEGGNFVSQAATSNSPSSSCSQSSSSSHSCSSGTHQPSKFNISGNGGVIIGENSGNGELKRVTNDTELHTLSQEGLKLFPRSQSPASVKEQLISDSIQPVITENNSQVAQDLDAQTQKVKVTYGDEKIRFRMQSKWRLKDLLLEITRRFNIDDISGFDLKYLDDDSEWVLLTCDADLEECIDVCRWCEGNTIRLLLQASHHHLDRSSGSTCPS; from the exons ATGGAAGATTCCATTCTGTCACCAGTAATGCAGTTGGATTACATGGATGAATTGTTGTTAGATGGATGTTGGTTGGAGGCAAGCCCAACAGAGGGATCTGATTTCCTTGATCCTAATGCTTTCTTTGATCCCACATTTGAATGGCCTACTTTGGACTCTAATGGTGGTGATTTGGGTGGTAGCCTCTTTCAAGGAGAGAATCAAATATCTTTCTTGCCTGGATATCCACATATGAATGAAAATCATTCTCAAGGTGCTCATTTGAGCCCTAACTTGGATGATGTCGATGGCATGAGTCGCAATCTACATGGTGATTGTATGACCAATACTTCTGAGCTGAGTAGAAGATGGTGGATTGGACCCAGAACTAATCCAGGTCCTTCAACCTCTGTAATGCTGAGGTTAATTGGGGCACTTAATCATATAAAAGATTCTGAAAAAGAAACAGATGTCCTTGTACAACTATGGCTACCTGTAAATAAAGGAGGTAGGCGTATTTTGACTACCAGTGAGCAACCCTTTTTACTTGATCCCAACAGCCAAAGGCTTGCAAGTTATAGGAACATTTCTGTGAAATATCAGTTTCCAGCAGAGGAAGATTCCAAGGACATGGCAGGACTGCCTGGTCGTGTTTTCTTGAGTAAGGTCCCAGAGTGGACTCCTGATGTCCGATTCTTTAGAAGTGATGAATACCATAGAGTTGACCATGCTCAACAGCACGGTGTCCGTGGAACCTTTGCTCTTCCTGTATTTGAACAAGGTAATAGAACTTGCTTGGGTGTTATTGAAGTTGTGATGACAACCGAGAAAATCAAGATAAAGCCAGAGATGGAGAGCGTTTGCAAAGCATTAGAG GCTGTCAATCTTAGGAGTTTTACAGCTTCCAGCACTGGAAACATACAG GCATGCAATAGTTCCTACCAAGCTGCCCTACCTGAGATCAAAGAAGTTCTAAAACGTGCTTGTGAGACGCACAGATTACCTCTGGCTCAGACTTGGGTTCCTTGTATGCAGCTAGGTAAAGAGGGTTGCCCGCATTCCACTGAGAACTACTTTCATTGTGTGTCTACCGTGGATGATGCTTGCTATATAGCTGAGCCCAATATCCGGGGTTTTCATGAGGTTTGCTCTGAGCATCACTTGTTAAAAGGTCAAGGTGTTGCTGGAAGAGCATTCATGACTAACCAGCCATGTTTCTCAACTGACATAACCTCCTTTAAGAAGACCGAATATCCTCTTGCACACCATGCAAAGATGTTTAAATTGCATGCCGCTGTTGCGATACGTTTCCGATGCATTCACACTGGTAAAGCAGACTTTGTCTTGGAGTTCTTTTTACCTGCGGATTGCCGAGATCCTGAAGGACAAAAGGAGATGCTTAATTCATTATCCATCATTTTACAGCAAGTATGCTGTAGCTTACGAGTTGTAACAAATGAGGAGCTAGAGGAAGATAGAGATATGGCAGTTAGTGAAGTTATAGCCTCTTTAGATGGCACACCTAGTAGAAAAGAGTTATCAGAAGATCAGTGCACTTATCATTCAGAAAAgtattcaagagaaagttcatcTTGGACTGTCAGTCTCACTGAAGTTAATCAGAGCAGTAGCACTAGCACTAGCACTGCCATGAAACTCAGAAAAGGAAAACCAAGGGCGACATGGGATGAGAAATTATCCAAGGTGAAGCAGCACAAAAAACAGATTAGCCTTAGAGGAAGTGTTGAAGGTGGAGACTCTACTATAAATGAGATTAGCTTTTCGAGTGCGACTAGGAGAAAAACAGGACAGAAGAGACGTAGCAAGGCAGAAAAAACAATCACATTGCAAGTTCTCCGCCAATATTTTTCTGAAAGCCTAAAAGATGCAGCAAAAAGCCTTGGTG TGTGCCCCACAACTTTGAAAAGAACCTGTAGGCAACATGGAATAAAACGCTGGCCATCTCGAAAACTCCACAAAGTTGGAAACTCCTTAGAGAAACTCCAACACGTCATTGATTCAGTACAAGGTGTGTCCGGTGCTTTTCATATTAGCTCCTTGTACCCAAAATTCCCAGAGCTGGCCTCGCCAAGACCATCAGGAAAGAGTACATCCTCAGCCTCAGTCTTGGGACTGAATGATAAGCCAAAGCAAAAGCCCATACTGCCTGAGGGTGGTAATTTTGTGTCCCAAGCTGCTACTTCAAATTCACCCTCCTCCTCTTGTAGTCAGAGTTCCAGTTCAAGTCACAGCTGTTCCTCTGGAACGCATCAACCTTCAAAGTTTAACATATCTGGTAATGGAGGTGTTATAATAGGAGAGAACTCTGGGAATGGTGAGCTGAAAAGGGTCACAAATGACACAGAGTTGCATACCTTAAGTCAAGAAGGACTAAAGCTCTTCCCAAGATCACAGAGCCCTGCATCTGTTAAGGAACAGCTTATCTCTGATAGTATTCAACCCGTAATTACAGAGAATAATAGTCAAGTTGCTCAGGATTTGGATGCTCAAACTCAAAAGGTAAAGGTCACGTACGGAGATGAGAAGATACGTTTCCGCATGCAAAGTAAATGGCGGCTTAAAGATTTATTGCTTGAAATTACAAGAAGATTCAATATAGATGATATAAGTGGATTTGATCTCAAGTACTTAGATGATGATTCTGAGTGGGTGTTATTAACATGTGATGCTGATTTGGAGGAGTGTATTGATGTATGTAGATGGTGTGAGGGAAACACAATTAGACTCCTATTGCAAGCTTCTCATCATCATTTGGACCGGTCTTCAGGTAGCACTTGTCCTTCTTGA